TAAGCCTTTCAGAATAATGGACTGTTGGCTATCAGATGCTTCTTTCAAGAAAGCTGTGGTGGAAAGCTGGACATCTAACCAGCTAAGTGGATGGGGAGGGTAcgtattaaaaatgaaaataaaagcactcAAGGCAAGGTTGAGGGAGTGGAATAGAGACAATTTTGGGGATACGTTCAAGAACAGTGTTGTTAAATGGCGGCCATGGTGGAATTGCGTagcggttttttgaaaaaaagccACTGAATAGCGGTGGCGTGGCGGGTTGCAGATGGCAGCGCCATGGTGGCCGCCATAGCCATGGTGGTCATGGCGGATATGGCAGCGAGGCGGAAAAtggaggatttttttttgttttttgtccgcAGTAGGAGTTAGGCTGACCCGACCCAACCCTACCCGGTAATTCATTCAAAAGCTTAGCCCTCCCCTCTCACGCACCTGTTAATCAAAATGCAGCCCTCCAACCAAAAGCAAAACAACCGCACCCTCCCCAACACCCAGCGTCCATACCGCGACCCACCCGTACCCAGCCGCGACACCCTCTACAGTCTGCACGTAGAACGCAGCCAACATCGGCACGAACGGCGGCGCAACCACCGACAGGAACAGCGGCGTGGGCACGGGCTAGGAACGGCGACCAGCACCCCCACGAAGGCAAACAACATCGCGGGTGAAGTGGTAACCTtcagcttttatttttttttaattttgtttttgctgtttgacaccccttttttttgtctgcagctttttttccttttgctatTTGACACCCTCTTTTTACTTTTGACagtctcatttttattttttttctatttgacaccataatttttagttgatggggaagagggagagggagatgcTCCATTACCATATGATAACAACGAAGATGATTATGTTGGGATTGGAGAAGATGATTAGAGCCTCAACCTTCACTTTGCActttacattatatttttatcattttcttattttgaactctttaatgagtttatttggtgttggtaattgattattgtatgaactcatgaaacatttttagtttatttgaacgcaatccattgtttttttcaatttcaatgactttatatatatgtatttttttttgtccgcCATGACATTCGCCATTTTCTACTACGCCATCCGCCAtatttttatggcggatttttgGCTTTCCACCATGAATCGCCAtccgccattaacaacattgtTCAAGAAATATCAGAAGATTGAGCAAGAGTTAAACAAGCTGGAGGAGATCACTTCTGATAGACAACTATCTCAACAGGAGACATTAATCAGGAAAACAACTTCAGGAGAATTTATGGAGAGCGGCTCAATCCCATGAGTCGTTGCTAAGGCAAAAGGCAAGATCCAGGTGGATCAAAGAAGAAGATTGTAATTCTAGGTATTTCCACATGCTGATCAATGCTCGTAGAAGACACAACTGCTTGAAAGGGTTGTTGATTGAAGGGTCTTGGGTGGAAGAGCCAGCAATAGTCAAAGAGGCAGTCAGGTCGTTCTTCGAACAACGTTTCAAAGAAACTGAGCCTAATAGACCTACACTGGATGGGATACAATTTCAGACCATTGATAGCCTGCAAAATGAGATTCTGGTGAGGCGATTCCAAGAGGTTGAGGTGAAAGAGGCGGTGTGGGATTGTGGGAGTGACAAGAGCCCAGGGCCAGATGGTTTGACTTTCAAATTCATCAAACAATTTTGGCCTATTTTCAAGCTCGATGTTCTGCGGTTCTTGGATGAATTTCATGTAAATGGAACCTTTCCAAGAGGTTTAAATGCATCGTTCATAACCTTAATCCCCAAGGTCTTGGATCCGCAATTGCTGAATGAGTATAGACCTATCTCACTAATAGGGTGCATTTATAAGATAGTTGCAAAGGTGCTGGCAAACAGACTAAAAAAGGTAATGCCTTTCATCATTCACGAAAGGCAATCAGCATTTATAGAAGGCAGGCACATGTTGTATAGTGCGTTGATTGCGAATGAGGTGATAGATGAAGCTAAAAGATGTCACAAAATGTGCATGGTCTTCAAAGTGGATTATGAGAAGGCGTATGACTCTGTTAGCTGGAATTTCCTAATTTATATGATGAGTCGTATGGGCTTTTGCACCAAATGGATTAGGTGGATGGAGGGATTTCTAAAGTCAGCAACAGTTTCGGTGCTGGTCAACGATAGCCCTTCAGCAGAATTCTTGCCTCAGAGAGGGCTCAGGCAAGGAGACCCACTATCACCTCTACTTTTTAACATAGTCGCGGAGGCTTTGAATGGTATTATGACTCAGGCGCTAGAGAAGGGGTTGTATACATGATTTCTGTGTGGCAAGAACAAGGTGGAAATTAGCCTCCTTCAATATGTGGATGATACTATTTTCTTTGGAGAAGCATCAATGGCATTACTtgtattgtgagctatgaattatacaataacctgacTAGTgtttatcttgaaaaaaatgttgatgcgcagtgttaaaagCAAAATGTAGGTTTcttagttaggaaccagtgttaaattgtagtgcaatgtGTTAAAGGTATTTGAAATTCGAGTGTGatgtcgtgggtattgtataatttatgagcagtgtctgcttataatattattgttgaaatcgagtataagtacaaagttgaacatgtgttaatttgtgagatacatgtaaaccTGTGATGATGGATTATGACATTataagatgttaaattgtgggcatgatatttaatagtgaataagtgtgtgtgtttaactcttgatgtgacaataattatgttgtgagttgtgaattatacaataaccagACCATAATTTATATTGAGAACAAGTGTTTATGcgtagtgttaaagagaaagtgtaggttcctagttaggaaccagtgttaaattgtagtacaatgtgttaaacgtgtttgaaacatgagtgtgaggtcatgagtattgtataattcatgaggaGTGTCTGcttgcaaaaattgtttttaggggttggacctaaatcaggaaggtgaagccctaacggactcttcggagtctaggccttaggGGTAAGGACACTCGGtgtgagtgctcctttaagcctatgttgatcccatatagTTGGATTATTCTcacaaaacagagtgaccccgattggtcaccttatgattttacttagtgagagtgatctgacatacccattgtgtggtgtgtcttgttatgtactcctaagcgtcacaaggtgatttttcattgacatgataccacattgcatgtaggcttgagtcttagtataattgttgcataacacaTGCTAATTGCNNNNNNNNNNNNNNNNNNNNNNNNNNNNNNNNNNNNNNNNNNNNNNNNNNNNNNNNNNNNNNNNNNNNNNNNNNNNNNNNNNNNNNNNNNNNNNNNNNNNNNNNNNNNNNNNNNNNNNNNNNNNNNNNNNNNNNNNNNNNNNNNNNNNNNNNNNNNNNNNNNNNNNNNNNNNNNNNNNNNNNNNNNNNNNNNNNNNNNNNNNNNNNNNNNNNNNNNNNNNNNNNNNNNNNNNNNNNNNNNNNNNNNNNNNNNNNNNNNNNNNNNNNNNNNNNNNNNNNNNNNNNNNNNNNNNNNNNNNNNNNNNNNNNNNNNNNNNNNNNNNNNNNNNNNNNNNNNNNNNNNNNNNNNNNNNNNNNNNNNNNNNNNNNNNNNNNNNNNNNNNNNNNNNNNNNNNNNNNNNNNNNNNNNNNNNNNNNNNNNNNNNNNNNNNNNNNNNNNNNNNNNNNNNNNNNNNNNNNNNNNNNNNNNNNNNNNNNNNNNNNNNNNNNNNNNNNNNNNNNNNNNNNNNNNNNNNNNNNNNNNNNNNNNNNNNNNNNNNNNNNNNNNNNNNNNNNNNNNNNNNNNNNNNNNNNNNNNNNNNNNNNNNNNNNNNNNNNNNNNNNNNNNNNNNNNNNNNNNNNNNNNNNNNNNNNNNNNNNNNNNNNNNNNNNNNNNNNNNNNNNNNNNNNNNNNNNNNNNNNNNNNNNNNNNNNNNNNNNNNNNNNNNNNNNNNNNNNNNNNNNNNNNNNNNNNNNNNNNNNNNNNNNNNNNNNNNNNNNNNNNNNNNNNNNNNNNNNNNNNNNNNNNNNNNNNNNNNNNNNNNNNNNNNNNNNNNNNNNNNNNNNNNNNNNNNNNNNNNNNNNNNNNNNNNNNNNNNNNNNNNNNNNNNNNNNNNNNNNNNNNNNNNNNNNNNNNNNNNNNNNNNNNNNNNNNNNNNNNNNNNNNNNNNNNNNNNNNNNNNNNNNNNNNNNNNNNNNNNNNNNNNNNNNNNNNNNNNNNNNNNNNNNNNNNNNNNNNNNNNNNNNNNNNNNNNNNNNNNNNNNNNNNNNNNNNNNNNNNNNNNNNNNNNNNNNNNNNNNNNNNNNNNNNNNNNNNNNNNNNNNNNNNNNNNNNNNNNNNNNNNNNNNNNNNNNNNNNNNNNNNNNNNNNNNNNNNNNNNNNNNNNNNNNNNNNNNNNNNNNNNNNNNNNNNNNNNNNNNNNNNNNNNNNNNNNNNNNNNNNNNNNNNNNNNNNNNNNNNNNNNNNNNNNNNNNNNNNNNNNNNNNNNNNNNNNNNNNNNNNNNNNNNNNNNNNNNNNNNNNNNNNNNNNNNNNNNNNNNNNNNNNNNNNNNNNNNNNNNNNNNNCTCagtgctaattgtttattatgaaattgatgagtgttattgCGTCTTGACATgattgtgtgattcatgtgtaatgtgattgaaaaaaaattaattttaaagataaagtggtgaagtgacatGGGTTGTATTAAGTggagttatgttataaatattttcataatttattttgattacgtcttgtttatttgttttattttttttatgtgataactcactctctgtgtgctatttgtgtttggatcctgtgatgatctcgaaccttgtgttcgtgggagcagatgacttaGTGggtgactttaaagaaccttgTGGTAGAGGACGTTGGGACACAATACTCTGATAGGATATAACATTGgggatgagtttttattttaattgcatgatgttattttattttatttaacctcactgatttaacaaaatattgtttttgtaaactttgacggccttgttttgagccaaatatgtttttaataagtcttatttggtaatagtgaagtgaatgtgagctTTTTACCCATGTAAATTTgttgatcaatatttttatatgttttatttatttatatgtatgtcggggtagagggtgtcatatTTAGCGGTATCAAAGCAGGTCGATCCTTTGGGCTAGTGTGTTATGTGCTTACCATATTCTGGTGTGCACTATGTGTGATTACTTATGAATGCTTTTGTTGAACATgcttaaattattaattgtattttcctttgcatgattaaatgagattgaaTGATTCTTGTGATGTGCATTGCATCCTTAATGTTTGCTATACCATAAATCCACTATTGAGTCATGAGTTATGAGACTGACCATCTCTATAATTCATGAAGTGCGGTAGGATGTCATGGCAAACCATTAAATGATACAAGTTTTCTTGAAAACTTGATGTGTGTATTAATGTCGTCAAGAACCTTCAACTTGCAGGTGTGCTGTGAATGAATGTGTTTAACCGGTGTGTTAACATGTGTTGGCTAATAGTTTCTCACATCTAGACACAAACATATTCTAAACTTTCATTGATGTGCCTAAATCTCTTTGTTTGACATAAAAACCTTCAATTACTAAACTACCATTAATGAAAATATCCTTACTTTGACTTTCTAAACTATAGTTGACTTTTGTTAACTAATGGTTTGACTAAGGGCTCTTTGTATCTAAACCACCGATCCATAGACTCAAAACTTAAATCCAAGTCACATGGCTGTCTCATGATAGTTCTACATattatattcataattataCTAAGAATAATACTATTACACTACatatcaaacaaacacaaacaattcTACACATAACTTCCCAATCTAAcgaaattgggatgttacaagtGGCACTATTATAAAAAGCTAACATAGAGACATGAAGTTTGAGACCGAAAGTGTTTCCATCTCTGGTAGAgacaaaaataaagataaattttagTAGGTAGAGATCGAATGGAAAATTGTATATGAGAGACGTTAAGTAGAGACGAAAACATCCTTCTCTATTTTATTGTCTCAAGGTTCATCTCTAAATTGTCCAATTATTCATAGATACATATATTAGACACAAAAATAGTTTGTCTTTGAATGTTAATTTTTTCCTAAACTCTAATATCTTAGAGACGAAAATGATATTGCCTCTATGTgtctattttatttgtaatatcaaaattttatattatcatatcatttttaactatttaaataaaGTCAAAGTCTCGTATGATTGATCTGTAATATATTTtgcttaagaaataaaaaatattatcaatatttaaaaatatattttattatcaataattaaaaatattgcttATTAATTACTTGGTGCTTTGGTCGATGCCCTGCTTATAGATATGGCACCCAAGTTGAACCCCTGGTGGGCTTGGTTGGCCCACCTAACCcattgaaaaaaacaaatgaattgTATTGGTTGTCTAGATTATTTTTGTGatcatgaaatttttttgtcatagAATTATTTGTTGCCTTATTGGATCTGTgtctgtgtctgtgtgtgtgtgtgtagtgATATATGCTATGATTGGATAATAGTGTAAACTATCTTATGCTATTAGTGTAtggatattaaattttaaatagaaagaaaaataaattcaatcacACTTAACATGCATATAAGTGagtgttttgaaatttgaattaaattatatcaataaaaaaatagtgaaccatataaaagttataaaaagtaaaaatgtaataaaaatttgtttaagatTTAGACAAATTTTAGTTTCCCACCAACCTAAAATTCCCAATTTTAGTTTCCCTCTAACCTAAAACATTCCCAATTTTTTCATCTCTCTTTGGCCTTTACAATTTTTCATGTCTATCTTACCCACATAAGTAAAACCTAAACACCTCTTACCCCCAAATTCTTACTTTGCTCCGCTCTATGCAAGGTGCTTCGTTCTGCTCATCTCCCTCAAAGTGCAGCGTGCTTCTTCCAGGTaatgactctctctctctttgccTGAATTTACGGAGCTTCAGGTCCCTTTGATACTTAGGGAGTTTGCATGATATTTATTAGGGTCTGTTAATGTTATACAGAGCAATAGATTGAAAAGATTGCAATTAGGCGAGGATTGCTGATTCATGTGAGTTTGGCTTTAATTAGGTGTGGCTGAGACTAACATTTTGTCTCTgtaacattttgttttttgtatctCAATAATGGAAATTCAATATAAGTGAATGTAGTTGATTGGTTATAAGTTGTAATACTACTAGCTAGActaattctagttttaatttgtAGGTTTGGTATCATTTaacaaatatacaaaatataaaaataattgaaaaacaacattGGATTTGGGAAAAACTTATGTAGATTATGGTTTCGAACAACCGTtttataaccgatgtaaaaaatgACCTACTTTTAATGACGGTCATTTCAATATCGAttcaaaactgatgttgaatGTCCTGTAAAACTAATGTTAATGGCCTATTATGTAATAGTGCTTTGGATGAGGGTGATACGAGCTTTAGAGGGTTAAGGGTCAAGAGTCTGTCTCAAAGTTTAATCTTGTCATATGTCATGAGTCATTCCCAAGGGACTGTGAATGCAAACAAGGTGGGTATTTCTTTCCCAACATGATTTATTCCATATTTAATGGTCAATCAGGATTTGAACCCTAAATCACTTGATTAAGGGACACAAACCATTATCAGTTGTATCAACCATTGTTGATACTTTGAATCCATCTAGTATTATTTATggatttcatattattttattactttattctACATTTATTTAACTCATGATGataatttcttaaaagaatTTGTTAGGACAACTCAACAtcataatattcttttataaaaaaagatattattctTGTAATTACAttgtgtttaaaattatttatatttatctatctAGTGAATTATCTTatgacttatttatttttaattattttttttctaattcttttaAAGTTTTGGTGAGTCAATCCAATCCAACGTGTAATTCATTAGAATTGTTGGGTTAGATTGAAATTTTCAATCCTATTTTAAAATGGGCccaattccttttttttaaggttaaaGGCTGGTTGAGTTGGATTTGATTGACCCATCTAACTTCTCTCTTTGCTTTGTTTGCTCTTAGAAGATTATTCCTGGTACCTACACAAAAAGAAGAATGAGATTATCTCAAACTATAAAGCATATCAAGAAAGCTACGGATCCTTCAAGTTAACAAAGTCACATAAATAGATTTACCTACAGCATCAACTGGATTACAAAAAAGATATTGAAGCAACATACAAGATAGCTTAAGCACTAAGTCATAGTGTATTGTGTTTTGAATTAAGAGATATGCTCACGTATTTTCGTGTTCTAATTACCTTTTTTAGTATAATAGCGAAACATAATctcaatagaaagaaaaaaatagctgATACCAACCTCTAATTAACTAAAGAaaaagagtatatatatatatatatatatatatatatatatatatatatatatatatatatatatatatatatatatatatatatataatgtaataagaaaaaattgataaaaaaataacaagcgTTGAAAAAGTATATGACATATATCTGTGTTCGTGTATCATTACTCTTAACTATACATGATATACCTGACCCGATCAACTTTcctttgttgaaaaaaaaagccTTGAAAAAAGTGACATGTTAGCATCAAAATTCTGTTCTAGTACAAAATGTTTTCCCACTAAAGAATGTGAATAATTCAAAAGGAAATCATATATGTTAAAATGCTTGTGAAATTCCCCCATCCAAccagcaaaagaaaaagaaaatcacaatTATTAAATGACTGATACAACAATCCATTCAATGGACCATATTGCTATATATAATCAATCTcaatttctagtttttttttttttcttataaatttgtttatacTCTTACGACCCTGCCGAGGGGGTGGATGAGATGTACGCTGCGAATTGTGGGTTTTGGATAGCTTCAATGGCTTCCAATGCCTCAACTACATCTTTCATAGAAGGACGTTCTTCAGGGACAGATTTTAGGCATTTTAGAGTAAGTTGTGCTGCTTGCCCTGCTGCCTCAAGTGAATATTGACCCTCTATCTTAGCATCCATTATGGCTTTCAACTTTTTGTTGGAAGAAAGACAAGACTTGGTCCATTCAACAAGGTTCTGCATGGTTTGAGGCCGATTTGTGTCAAGTGCCCGCATGCCTGTAAGTATTTCAAGCAGCACTACAccaaatccatagatatcactCTTCACATACAAGTGGCCTGTGGAAATATTGATACAATTCAAAGGCATGTTAGTTTGTGGTGGATCAAAGCATTATACTATTCCTTATTTTAGTCTGCCTTCTCCCAACTTTTCCACAGCATCGACTGTTTGTGTTGCACTAAGTCCTGTTTGGTTTAAGAAAACTTCGTCTGTTTTCATTTCCTGTTTGTATTGATAACTACAAAAATGTCAATATGTCACCTTGTTTTGactttgtttcctactttcagaaaCAGTGAAAAGAACACAAATATGGTTTTAACTGTTTCTCGTGTAATATTAGAAATCAAGAAACCATATAGCAAAATCACAAAATGGCAGAATGATAAACATATAGCCAACGAATGCCTAGTTGTGTTTTTGTATGTCCTCTACAACAGAACAAGTTCATCTAATTTTACCaagattgaaaatatttttttttattaaaatttttaacttatacAAGAACTGCTCTAATTTAAAGGTGAAAGTGTTTTACATtgcattagaaaaaaaaaaaaaaaagtaaatgaaagagACAAAATTAAAGTGACCTGCCACTCTTCAAACCCTCGGACGTAATCTtggttaaacattttgattgcaaCGGCCATTCCATAGCCTCCTTTGGCAGGGGTAAGGGTATTCTCATCCAAACATCCCTTGTAAACTGGGCCAAAACATCCTTTACCGATCACTAACCCCTGTATGTCATACCTGAAACGCCTTGAGGCAGAAATCAGCTCCTCAAAACTAAACACCTTCAAGTTTGGCCATTTCAGAATCCGACCAAGAGACTCTTCGCGATCGTCGCTTCCACTCGCAATCTCCGAAAACTGACTCTTCCCGGTTGCGGAGAACCCCACGTTCTTGCTGCCAGTTCTTGCTGAACCTGAAAACAGAGGAATCGAACCCATCATGGGAAAAAAAATCTGCGTTGGCATGACTAAAAAATACTGAGGagctaaaaaaaaatctattattaaTAATGCTATGTTGAtgtctaaaaaaataatgatttgttaTTTCACATTACCATCAAATTTTTACTAACTTTTTCTaagtttatgtaaaaaaaaaaaaaggaaaagatattCTCATGCTATAATTTCTTACCAAGTTCTTACCATGTAAATCCtatcagataaaaaaaatgccaaTAGTAAAgttgcataaaaataaaaataaaaagtcttatattttgttttcttgcaACTTTACTACAAGCATtcatttatctaaatttttctctcatctttcttctttttaattgaaagcTTAACCAATCAATAACCACTACCAACAGCCCTACATCCATTTTTTTCACGGTCAACTTCGTTAGTCAACTGCCGACGAAAAACAGAGGCTCCTGGCATGGGTGTCTGCTTCTCCTCTGGCCCGACACAGCACTCTTCTTCCCTCGATCGACCTCACTATTCAGGCAAGTCTTCTTTCTACTTTTTCTCACCCTTTCTAAACAAAAGACATATGGGTCGTTCCCCTCTTCCTCCAATTTGAATTTTCCCATGACGAGTTCGGTTCGGTTCCACTTCCACTGTTTCCAGGTTCAGCAAGCACTAACTGCAAAAACGTGGGAATCACCAAAACCACGAGCAGCAGCACCGAAAATAGACAGTTTACCGTGATTGCGAGTGGAAGCATCGACGACGAAGAATCTATTCATTATCTTCTTCGTCGTGTATATCATCGTCCCCTTCGTCTTCCTCTTCCTCCACCGGATGGTCAGATTCTGAAATGGCCAAACTTGAAGGTTTTCGATTTTGAGGAGTTGAAATCTGCCACAAACAATTTCAGCTCTGACACATTGCTGGGTGAAGGTGGCTTTGGCAGAGTTTACAAGGGATGGTTGGATGGGGATACCCTCGCCCCTACCAAAGCAGGCTCCGGAATGGTCGTAGCCATAAAATGGTTGAACCCCCAAAGCACGCAAGGGTTTGACCAGTGGCAGGTCGCTTTAATTTCATCTCTttcatttacttattttaattttttgtgcaccgttaacaaatttaatacaaACTTTTCTTGACAATGTTGGTAAAATTAGATGAACTTGTTCTGTTCTATAGGACATACAAAAACATAACACATTCTTTGGCTAAATTCATTTTGCTATTCATATTGCATTTAATTATATTGTGTAACCATAACGCAATTAAATTATTGGATTATTTAACTTGCTTTTCTGTTGATTGGAAAATGCAGACAGAACTAAACATTATGAGAAGGTTTTCTCACCCCAACCTGGTCAATTTATTGGGTTACTGTTGGGACGATGATGAGCATCTTCTTGTGTATGAGTTCATGCCAAAGAGAAGCTTAGACAATCATCTATTCAAAAGTATGGATTGAAGacgataaaaaaatgtgaaagaaaaCTCCTCAtgaatttgagtttaatttattttctatgttGTGTTTCTGAGCAGGAAATCGTAACTTAGGatttctttcttggaacacACGGCTTAAAATAGCTATTGGTGCAGCTCGGGGATTAGCTTTCTTGCATGCTTCTGAAAACAACATCATTCACAGAGATTTCAAGTCCTCAAATATACTACTTGATGgagtaagttattttttatttgctgaTTTGTTACAAAGTTTGTTAGTCCACCTTGTCCCTTATTTCAAGAGATGAAAGTTGAAGCAAATGT
The Glycine max cultivar Williams 82 chromosome 16, Glycine_max_v4.0, whole genome shotgun sequence genome window above contains:
- the LOC106796439 gene encoding receptor-like cytoplasmic kinase 176, whose translation is MGSIPLFSGSARTGSKNVGFSATGKSQFSEIASGSDDREESLGRILKWPNLKVFSFEELISASRRFRYDIQGLVIGKGCFGPVYKGCLDENTLTPAKGGYGMAVAIKMFNQDYVRGFEEWQEMKTDEVFLNQTGLSATQTVDAVEKLGEGHLYVKSDIYGFGVVLLEILTGMRALDTNRPQTMQNLVEWTKSCLSSNKKLKAIMDAKIEGQYSLEAAGQAAQLTLKCLKSVPEERPSMKDVVEALEAIEAIQNPQFAAYISSTPSAGS
- the LOC100820454 gene encoding probable serine/threonine-protein kinase PIX13 — its product is MGVCFSSGPTQHSSSLDRPHYSGSASTNCKNVGITKTTSSSTENRQFTVIASGSIDDEESIHYLLRRVYHRPLRLPLPPPDGQILKWPNLKVFDFEELKSATNNFSSDTLLGEGGFGRVYKGWLDGDTLAPTKAGSGMVVAIKWLNPQSTQGFDQWQTELNIMRRFSHPNLVNLLGYCWDDDEHLLVYEFMPKRSLDNHLFKRNRNLGFLSWNTRLKIAIGAARGLAFLHASENNIIHRDFKSSNILLDGNYNPKISDFGLATLVSYEGQSHNYSPEISDFDLAKWGPSEGESHVTTRVMGTVGYAAPEYVATGHLYVKSDVYGFGVVLLEILTGMRALDTNRPTGQQNLVEWTKPLLSSKKKLKTIMDAKIVGQYSLQAAWQAAQLTMKCLQSIPEERPSMKDVVEALEAIEAIQN